A stretch of Helicobacter pylori oki112 DNA encodes these proteins:
- a CDS encoding toll/interleukin-1 receptor domain-containing protein, producing the protein MSENIKKTIKAFKVDLDSSKNQIMLKPIARSFNNQAHQINEAAEKIHELIKNAPYSNDNIVLKRNEIKEAFFSPFKPQLKNAQVFLSHSHADRNKALEVKDYLESQTKRKVFIDSLFWDYKDDVLNKLARYDDISKIEDAFTLILRESLQDMIEKCPYFVFLQSKNSVSNQGLSQITYSVWIYEELRIAHSISESRPIPMMESMQVFHDISPFLESFETITLKKLSQQINS; encoded by the coding sequence ATGAGTGAAAACATTAAAAAAACCATAAAAGCTTTTAAGGTTGATTTAGATAGTAGTAAAAATCAAATTATGTTAAAACCCATTGCACGCTCTTTTAACAACCAAGCCCATCAAATTAATGAAGCGGCTGAAAAGATTCACGAACTCATTAAAAACGCCCCATATTCTAACGACAACATCGTTTTAAAACGCAATGAAATCAAAGAAGCCTTTTTTAGCCCGTTCAAACCGCAGTTAAAAAACGCTCAAGTGTTCCTCTCGCACTCGCATGCAGATAGGAATAAGGCTTTAGAGGTTAAAGACTATTTGGAAAGCCAAACAAAACGCAAAGTGTTTATCGATTCGCTTTTTTGGGATTATAAAGACGATGTCTTAAACAAATTAGCAAGATACGATGATATAAGCAAGATTGAAGACGCTTTCACGCTCATTCTCAGAGAATCTTTACAAGATATGATTGAAAAATGCCCCTATTTCGTGTTCTTACAGAGTAAGAACAGCGTTTCCAATCAAGGGCTATCACAAATCACTTATTCTGTATGGATTTATGAAGAATTAAGAATCGCTCATTCTATTAGTGAGAGTCGCCCAATTCCAATGATGGAAAGCATGCAAGTCTTTCATGATATATCGCCATTTTTAGAAAGTTTTGAGACTATAACCCTTAAAAAACTATCGCAACAAATCAATTCATAG
- the sppA gene encoding signal peptide peptidase SppA produces the protein MWSFIQKIFKALIIMPLDFITKYFKSFVLLLIVLVFFSAKESTPSVPPNLAKLYLNGAIFSTEDFDKEVDKILKTPSIKGVLLLIDSPGGAVSASVELSEKIADLKQKMPVLAYARGIMASGSYYAGMQASEVYASKASLIGSIGVIFSGTNVENLLNKVGVATQGVHAGEYKEIGTFTRAWKPNEKDFLQNLVNEQYQMFVNDVAKARKLDAKDYKDFAEGKVFSAQNALKLKLIDKISTIKQAQDRLMELSKVKKAYWLEKSPMERFIEKATQSASNIITQAFGYQLLMR, from the coding sequence ATGTGGAGTTTCATTCAAAAAATCTTTAAGGCTTTAATCATTATGCCTTTAGATTTTATCACGAAGTATTTCAAATCGTTTGTGCTGTTATTGATTGTATTAGTCTTTTTTAGTGCTAAAGAAAGCACGCCAAGCGTCCCGCCCAATCTCGCTAAACTCTATTTAAATGGGGCGATTTTTAGCACGGAGGATTTTGACAAAGAAGTGGATAAGATCTTAAAAACCCCTAGCATTAAGGGCGTTTTACTTTTGATTGATTCTCCTGGTGGGGCGGTATCAGCGAGCGTGGAATTGAGCGAAAAAATCGCTGATTTGAAGCAAAAAATGCCCGTTTTAGCGTATGCTAGGGGGATTATGGCGAGCGGGAGTTATTATGCGGGCATGCAAGCGAGCGAAGTTTATGCCTCTAAAGCGAGTTTGATAGGATCCATTGGGGTGATTTTTTCGGGCACGAATGTGGAAAATCTGCTCAATAAAGTCGGCGTAGCCACTCAAGGCGTGCATGCGGGCGAATATAAAGAAATAGGCACTTTCACCAGGGCATGGAAACCCAACGAAAAAGATTTTTTGCAAAATTTAGTCAATGAGCAATACCAAATGTTTGTGAATGATGTCGCTAAAGCCAGAAAATTAGACGCTAAGGATTATAAGGATTTTGCTGAAGGGAAGGTCTTTAGCGCTCAAAACGCTCTAAAATTAAAACTCATTGATAAAATCAGCACGATCAAACAAGCCCAAGATCGCTTAATGGAATTGAGTAAGGTTAAAAAAGCTTATTGGCTAGAAAAAAGCCCTATGGAACGCTTCATTGAAAAAGCCACGCAATCAGCGAGTAATATCATCACGCAAGCCTTTGGCTATCAATTATTAATGAGATGA